From a region of the Danaus plexippus chromosome 22 unlocalized genomic scaffold, MEX_DaPlex mxdp_27, whole genome shotgun sequence genome:
- the LOC116773498 gene encoding UDP-glucosyltransferase 2-like, whose product MADLQKLLLLFLLKFAGLEAARILAFFPTPSISHQIVFRPITKELAKRGHEIIVVTPDPAYSKYDTPQNLTEIDTHDISYKEWEKLLIFHRGGKDDFIFHIKMLLKTFANVLDKQMELPELKEIIDKDRKYFDLILLEACNRPLLGIVHKFDAPVIQLSSLGTIAIQYHNMGAPVHPILYPTPGRQRLYNLTLVERSIVIITHLLLDFLISDTEEYDYAVMRKHFGKDVPTFEQLRKSIKMMFLNEHPFWADNHPVPPNIIYMGGIYLPEVKELPKDIKQYLDSSKHGVIYVSFGTNVLPSLLPPEKIQVMTKVLSQLPYDVLWKWDSDELPAQSNNIQFSKWFPQADLLKHPNVKLFITQGGLQSTDEAIDAAVPVIGIPMLGDQWYNVEKYTYHKIGMQLDITTLTENELKNAINTLINDKSYKTNMLKLRAVMREYPINPLNLTVWWIEHVIKYGGDHLTAPAANMSWVEYYEVKLVLVIFSILVTVLVVLVFIILLVLYYVFNKCRMIIKVKSN is encoded by the exons ATGGCGGATCTGCAAAAactattgttgttatttttattaaaatttgctgGACTTGAAGCTGCTCGTATATTAGCATTTTTTCCTACGCCTTCTATCAGCCATCAAATAGTGTTCAGACCAATTACTAAGGAACTTGCCAAACGGGGGCATGAAATCATTGTGGTCACACCCGACCCAGCGTACTCAAAATATGACACACCTCAAAATTTAACCGAAATTGACACACACGATATATCCTACAAAGAATgggaaaaattgttaatattccaTCGAGGAGGAAAGgatgatttcatttttcatataaaaatgctaCTTAAAACGTTTGCTAATGTTTTGGATAAACAAATGGAACTCCcggaattaaaagaaataattgataaaGACAGGAAGTACTTCGACTTAATATTACTTGAAGCTTGCAATCGCCCCCTTTTAGGAATAGTGCATAAATTTGATGCTCCTGTCATTCAATTAAGTTCATTAGGTACAATTGCTATACAATATCATAATATGGGCGCTCCAGTACATCCCATTTTGTATCCTACGCCAGGTAGACAAAGGTTATACAACTTAACATTAGTAGAAAGAAGTATAGTTATTATTACACACTTGTTGTTGGACTTTTTAATTTCCGATACGGAAGAATATGACTATGCGGTAATGAGAAAGCATTTTGGTAAAGATGTGCCTACATTTGAGCAACTAaggaaatcaataaaaatgatgtttttaaatgaacatcCATTTTGGGCTGATAACCATCCTGTTCctccaaatattatttacatgggAGGCATATATCTTCCCGAAGTTAAGGAATTACCTAAA gatattaaacaatatttagacTCCTCAAAACATGGTGTAATATATGTCAGTTTTGGGACTAATGTTTTACCTTCACTATTGCCACCTGAAAAAATTCAAGTTATGACTAAAGTTTTGTCTCAATTACCGTATGATGTTTTATGGAAATGGGACAGTGACGAACTCCCAGCACAATCAAACAATATCCAATTTTCTAAATGGTTTCCACAGGCCGATTTACTAA AACATCCTAAcgtaaagttatttattactcaGGGTGGATTACAATCCACTGATGAGGCCATAGACGCTGCTGTGCCTGTTATCGGTATTCCTATGTTGGGCGACCAGTGGTAtaatgtagaaaaatatacataccaCAAAATAGGAATGCAATTAGACATTACTACTTTAAcagaaaatgaattaaaaaatgctaTCAATACTTTGATAAATGATAAAAG CTACAAAACCAACATGTTAAAGCTCAGGGCAGTAATGAGAGAATATCCAATTAATCCTTTAAATCTAACCGTGTGGTGGATAGAACATGTTATTAAGTATGGAGGAGATCATTTAACAGCGCCAGCTGCTAATATGTCTTGGGTTGAATACTATGAAGTTAAACtggttttagttatttttagtatattagTAACAGTTTTAGTTGTCCTTGTGTTCATAATACTATTAGTTTTGTACtatgtttttaacaaatgtagaatgattattaaagttaagaGTAACTaa
- the LOC116773388 gene encoding UDP-glucosyltransferase 2-like produces the protein MKHTIMTQYKKAVIIILLIFKGIESARILAYFPTPSISHQVVFRPITQELARRGHEVVVVTTDPFFPKGKTPANLTEIDVHDISYGSWQEFLKMKQGKKDDIWLQMEVMVEKLTTIFELQMQVPEVQKIIKKDRKYYDLLLLEACQRPVLGLIHKFDAPAIQISSFGALDYHYEAMGSPIHPILYPTPIRQRLYNLTFYEKVMEYYAHLKFQLLVYKTTRYDNFVVKKIFGEDVPLIEELQNKVKMLFVNEYPIWGDNHPVPPNIISIGGILNRPSKQLPQEIKEYLDSSKNGIIYISFGTNVLPSLLPPEKIKIMTTVLSKLPYDILWKWDKDELPGKSENIKISKWFPQADLLKHPKIKLFITQGGLQSTDEAINAAVPLCGIPIIADQWYNVEKYVHLKIGKQLEMEKLTETEFEEAVKSLIEDKSYKNNILRLRSVLMEHPVSPLNLSIFWIEHVIKYGGDHLKPQAAHMSWIEYYEVKLILIAMLILLSVLTTFYLISILAINSIIKRYKLYIRIKSE, from the exons ATGAAACATACTATAATGACTCAATACAAAAAGgcggttataattattttgttgatcTTTAAGGGAATTGAATCTGCTAGAATTTTAGCATATTTCCCTACACCTTCTATAAGTCATCAAGTAGTATTTAGACCCATTACACAAGAACTGGCTAGAAGAGGACATGAAGTTGTTGTTGTGACGACTGACCCATTTTTCCCGAAAGGTAAAACACCAGCAAATCTAACTGAAATAGACGTTCACGACATATCATATGGAAGTTGgcaagaatttttaaaaatgaagcaAGGAAAGAAAGATGACATATGGCTACAAATGGAAGTCATGGTTGAAAAACTAACCACAATTTTTGAATTGCAAATGCAGGTTCCTgaagtacaaaaaattattaaaaaggacAGGAAATATTACGACTTATTATTACTTGAAGCTTGTCAGAGACCTGTTTTGggtttaattcataaatttgatGCTCCTGCAATCCAGATAAGCTCCTTCGGGGCCTTAGATTACCATTATGAAGCTATGGGATCACCCATACATCCAATTTTGTATCCTACACCTATAAGACAGAGGCTATACAACCTGACTTTTTACGAAAAGGTCATGGAATATTATGCGCACCTAAAATTTCAACTTTTGGTATATAAAACCACAAgatatgataattttgttgtaaaaaaaatatttggggAAGACGTTCCACTAATAGaagaattacaaaataaagttaaaatgttatttgtgaATGAATATCCGATTTGGGGTGACAATCATCCTGTTCctccaaatattatttctattggaGGAATTCTTAATAGACCATCAAAACAGTTACCTCAG gaaataaaagaatatttggaTTCCTCTAAAAAtggcataatatatataagttttggTACTAACGTGTTACCATCACTATTACCGcctgaaaaaattaaaataatgacaacAGTATTGTCAAAATTACCTTACGATATTTTATGGAAATGGGATAAAGATGAACTTCCAGGAAAGtcagaaaacataaaaatttcaaaatggtTTCCTCAAGCAGATTTGCTAA aacatccaaaaataaaactttttatcacTCAAGGCGGTTTACAATCTACTGATGAAGCTATAAATGCTGCGGTTCCATTATGCGGTATACCTATAATCGCCGATCAATGGTATaatgtagaaaaatatgtCCATCTTAAAATAGGCAAACAATTGGAAATGGAAAAACTCACAGAGACAGAATTTGAAGAAGCCGTGAAAAGTTTGATTGAAGATAAAAg ctataagaacaatattttaagactGAGGTCTGTATTGATGGAACATCCAGTAAGCCCTTTAAATCTCAGTATATTTTGGATTGAACATGTCATCAAATATGGAGGAGACCACCTTAAGCCGCAAGCAGCTCATATGTCATGGATTGAATACTACGAAgtgaaacttattttaatagcgATGCTTATCCTTTTATCAGTTTTAaccacattttatttaataagtatattagcaattaattccattattaaaagatataaactgtatataagaattaaaagtgaataa
- the LOC116773389 gene encoding UDP-glucosyltransferase 2-like, giving the protein MKHTIMTQYKKAVIIILLIFKGIESARILAYFPTPSISHQVVFRPIIQELARRGHEVVVVTTDPVFPKGKTPANLTEIDVHDVSYGGWQEFLKMKQGKKDDLWLQMKVMIEKLATIFELQIKDPEVQAIIKKDRKYYDLLLLEACQMPVLGLIHKFDAPAIQISSFGALDYHYEAMGSPIHPILYPTPIRQRLYNLTFYEKVMEYYAHLKYQRLIHKTMKHNNFIVKKIFGEDVPLVEELQNKVKMLFLNEHPIWGDNHPVPPNIISIGGILNRPSKQLPQEIKDYLDSSKNGIIYISFGTNVLPSLLPPEKIKIMTSVLSKLPYDILWKWDKDELPGKSENIKISKWFPQADLLKHPKIKLFITQGGLQSTDEAINAAVPLCGIPIIADQWYNVEKYARHKIGKQLEMEKLTETEFEEAVKSLIEDKSYKNNILRLRSLMREHPVSPLSLSIFWIEHVIKYGGDHLKPQAAHMSWIEYYEVKLILIAMLILLSVLTTFYLISRLAINFFIKRYKLYIRIKSE; this is encoded by the exons ATGAAACATACTATAATGACTCAATACAAAAAGgcggttataattattttgttgatcTTTAAGGGAATTGAATCTGCTAGAATTTTAGCATATTTCCCTACACCTTCTATAAGTCATCAAGTCGTATTTAGACCCATTATACAAGAACTGGCTAGAAGAGGACATGAAGTTGTTGTTGTTACGACTGACCCGGTTTTCCCTAAAGGTAAAACACCAGCAAATCTAACTGAAATAGATGTTCACGACGTATCATATGGAGGTTGgcaagaatttttaaaaatgaagcaAGGAAAGAAAGATGACCTATGGCTACAAATGAAAGTCATGATTGAAAAACTAGCCACAATTTTTGAATTGCAAATAAAGGATCCTGAAGTACAAGCAATCATTAAAAAGGACAGGAAATATTACGACTTACTATTACTTGAAGCTTGTCAGATGCCTGTTTTGggtttaattcataaatttgatGCTCCTGCAATCCAGATAAGTTCCTTCGGGGCCTTAGATTACCATTATGAAGCTATGGGATCACCCATACATCCAATTTTGTATCCTACACCTATAAGACAGAGGCTATACAACCTGACTTTTTACGAAAAGGTCATGGAATATTATGCACACCTAAAATATCAACGTTTGATACATAAAACcatgaaacataataattttatagttaaaaaaatatttggggAAGATGTTCCACTCGTAGaagaattacaaaataaagttaaaatgttatttttgaatgaaCATCCGATTTGGGGTGACAATCATCCTGTTCctccaaatattatttctattggaGGAATTCTTAATAGACCATCAAAACAGTTACCTCAG gaaataaaagattatttggATTCCTCTAAAAAtggcataatatatataagttttggTACTAACGTGTTACCATCACTATTACCGcctgaaaaaattaaaataatgacatcGGTATTGTCAAAATTACCTTACGATATTTTATGGAAATGGGATAAAGATGAACTTCCAGGAAAGtcagaaaacataaaaatttcaaaatggtTTCCTCAAGCAGATTTGCTAA aacatccaaaaataaaactttttatcacTCAAGGCGGTTTACAATCTACTGATGAAGCTATAAATGCTGCGGTTCCATTATGCGGTATACCTATAATCGCCGATCAATGGTATAATGTAGAAAAATATGCCCGTCATAAAATAGGCAAACAATTGGAAATGGAAAAACTCACAGAGACAGAATTTGAAGAAGCCGTGAAAAGTTTGATTGAAGATAAAAg ctataagaacaatattttaagactGAGGTCTCTAATGAGGGAACATCCAGTAAGCCCTTTAAGTCTCAGTATATTTTGGATTGAACATGTCATCAAATATGGAGGAGACCATCTTAAGCCGCAAGCAGCTCATATGTCATGGATTGAATACTACGAAgtgaaacttattttaatagcgATGCTTATCCTTTTATCAGTTTTAaccacattttatttaataagtagattagcaattaatttctttattaaaagatataaactgtatataagaattaaaagtgaataa